Proteins encoded together in one Candidatus Neomarinimicrobiota bacterium window:
- a CDS encoding transpeptidase family protein, whose amino-acid sequence MTKTFMKYRARVTVVSGFVIITWVTLSMRLFQIMIVDGEGYREKGMAQARRTEPIPFVRGNIYDRKNRSLTKNIIQYSFAFVPNEISNPETLAEALSQISKRSKDYYVEKISGANKFTYLERNVEKRDCQTLIENPPEGLIVLRNPRRYYPHLNIASQILGLTNVDDKGIAGIEMQFNSYLTGNKGWIVKQKTNNGRLNPKNGFPFKRPDDGKNIQLTIDLDFQAILQEELLSQMIRSKSIGATGVILDPQTGSILAMASLPDFDPNRPGLYPIENQKNKAITDQIEPGSTFKIVAASAALDRKAVQLMEEFNCENGSFEYAGQTIKDWENFGLLTFSQIIEQSSNVGVIKIADRLGPNLLHRYARDFGFGIPTAVSLPGEAKGILRATNEWSAITLAELSLGHEVGVTALQLGLAYSAIANGGFLVKPRIVNQIMTSNMNGKSSIVYTERPEVIRKVMPESVSRTMREILVKVVDRGTGTNAAIPGWSVAGKTGTAQKFIDGKYSDKKFISNFVGFFPAEDPKLLAVIILDEPAHGFHWGGQGAAPVFRRVMERIINMDDSFMPTPQKKKFQNNPILAQNNPVVSSSLKPVNPVILATQSLGIIQHSDNRSFVPNVRGMSLKKAKQIFKENGFKVMAEGSGQVTWQHPKPGTNLVHGAICKIGLR is encoded by the coding sequence ATGACTAAAACATTTATGAAATATCGGGCGCGGGTTACCGTTGTGTCGGGCTTCGTTATTATTACGTGGGTAACCTTGTCTATGCGGCTATTTCAAATTATGATTGTTGACGGCGAAGGGTACCGTGAAAAAGGAATGGCCCAAGCCCGTAGAACAGAACCGATTCCTTTTGTTCGCGGAAATATCTATGACAGGAAAAACCGATCTTTAACCAAAAATATTATACAATATTCATTCGCTTTTGTGCCTAATGAAATTTCAAATCCTGAAACTTTGGCAGAAGCGCTTAGTCAAATTAGCAAGCGATCAAAAGATTATTACGTAGAAAAAATAAGTGGGGCAAATAAATTTACCTATTTAGAACGAAACGTTGAAAAACGGGATTGTCAGACTTTAATTGAAAATCCACCTGAAGGATTAATTGTCCTGCGAAATCCTCGGCGATACTACCCCCATTTAAATATTGCCTCTCAAATATTGGGATTAACAAATGTGGATGATAAAGGAATTGCCGGAATCGAAATGCAGTTTAACTCCTACCTCACTGGAAATAAGGGTTGGATCGTCAAACAGAAGACCAATAATGGAAGACTAAATCCAAAAAATGGATTTCCATTTAAAAGACCTGATGATGGAAAAAACATTCAACTCACAATTGATTTAGACTTCCAAGCCATCCTTCAAGAAGAATTGTTATCCCAAATGATTCGATCGAAATCCATCGGTGCAACAGGCGTTATTTTAGATCCGCAAACAGGATCGATTTTAGCTATGGCATCTCTTCCAGATTTTGATCCAAATCGACCTGGGCTCTATCCGATTGAAAACCAAAAAAATAAAGCTATAACTGATCAAATTGAACCGGGGTCAACCTTTAAGATTGTCGCTGCTTCTGCAGCGTTAGATCGGAAAGCAGTCCAGCTCATGGAAGAATTTAATTGTGAGAATGGAAGTTTTGAATATGCCGGTCAAACCATAAAAGACTGGGAAAATTTCGGTCTGCTAACTTTTTCACAAATCATCGAACAGTCTAGCAATGTTGGTGTAATAAAAATTGCAGATCGGCTTGGTCCGAACCTTTTGCATCGGTATGCCAGAGATTTTGGGTTTGGAATTCCAACAGCTGTATCTTTGCCGGGCGAAGCCAAAGGAATCCTTCGAGCGACTAATGAATGGTCTGCAATCACCTTAGCCGAATTATCTCTTGGGCATGAAGTCGGTGTAACTGCCCTTCAGTTGGGACTTGCATATTCTGCAATTGCTAATGGTGGATTTTTAGTCAAACCTAGGATTGTAAATCAAATTATGACTTCCAACATGAATGGAAAGTCGTCCATTGTGTACACCGAGCGTCCGGAGGTGATTCGAAAAGTAATGCCGGAATCAGTTTCTCGGACCATGCGAGAAATCCTCGTGAAAGTTGTCGATCGAGGAACCGGAACGAACGCTGCAATTCCCGGATGGTCTGTAGCCGGAAAAACAGGTACAGCGCAGAAATTTATAGATGGAAAATATTCGGATAAAAAATTCATTTCAAATTTTGTCGGATTCTTCCCTGCCGAAGATCCGAAATTGTTAGCTGTCATTATTTTGGATGAACCTGCTCATGGATTTCATTGGGGCGGCCAAGGTGCAGCTCCGGTATTTAGAAGAGTGATGGAACGGATTATTAATATGGATGATTCATTTATGCCAACTCCACAAAAAAAGAAATTTCAAAACAATCCTATTCTTGCGCAAAACAATCCGGTTGTATCGTCCTCACTGAAACCGGTCAACCCAGTTATTCTTGCCACGCAATCTTTAGGTATCATTCAGCACAGCGATAATCGATCTTTTGTTCCAAACGTACGCGGAATGAGTCTTAAAAAAGCAAAACAAATTTTTAAGGAAAATGGCTTTAAAGTTATGGCGGAAGGGTCCGGACAAGTCACGTGGCAACATCCTAAACCGGGAACAAACCTGGTTCACGGTGCTATATGCAAGATAGGATTAAGATGA